A portion of the Limosilactobacillus reuteri genome contains these proteins:
- a CDS encoding M57 family metalloprotease, which translates to MNEINFIFRLLKRIFIIGLLVGGGWLYFNDARVQATANQTAWNVRDRIAKLIGRDDTSSNDNSNLHLNDANNGSSKNEQGSTTEQQTSTQTSIPSTGRWATNQATVYVNTNNAQLDAATNTAIQNWNQTGAFTFKPVNNQSKADIVVTTMNRSDSNAAGLTKTSSNSLTRRFMHATVYLNTYYLTDPSYGYSQERIANTAEHELGHAIGLDHTNAVSVMQPAGSFYTIQPDDVQAVQKLYANNK; encoded by the coding sequence GTGAACGAGATAAATTTCATTTTTCGACTGCTTAAGCGGATATTTATAATAGGACTTTTAGTAGGTGGAGGATGGCTTTATTTCAACGATGCACGGGTTCAAGCAACGGCGAACCAAACTGCATGGAACGTTCGAGATCGCATTGCTAAGTTAATTGGCAGAGACGATACAAGCTCAAACGATAATTCTAATCTGCACTTAAACGATGCAAATAATGGTTCTTCCAAAAACGAACAAGGATCAACGACAGAACAACAAACAAGTACACAAACTTCAATTCCATCTACTGGGCGATGGGCGACTAATCAAGCAACGGTCTATGTAAATACAAATAATGCTCAACTTGACGCAGCTACTAATACCGCAATCCAAAACTGGAATCAAACGGGGGCATTTACATTTAAACCAGTAAACAATCAAAGTAAAGCGGATATTGTTGTAACGACGATGAACCGCTCTGATTCAAATGCTGCTGGATTAACGAAGACATCCTCGAATTCGTTGACAAGAAGATTTATGCATGCAACGGTGTACTTAAATACATATTATTTAACTGACCCAAGTTATGGCTATAGTCAGGAACGAATTGCTAATACAGCCGAACACGAACTAGGTCACGCAATTGGACTTGATCATACCAATGCTGTTTCAGTAATGCAGCCTGCTGGATCATTCTATACGATTCAACCAGATGATGTGCAAGCAGTTCAAAAATTATATGCCAATAATAAATAA
- a CDS encoding phosphopentomutase, translated as MMGLATTAEPDVFIDGVPLEIATNFARKAKRPLLSNSLMNIRTALKDYGLEQLATGGLLVATASSSSVWLIAHEHTISVAELKEDCQILRKMLDNSPYTIENVNGLLFSGNQPANFYPQELYKFPLTPSSSTVIDCLLKEDYAVKLIGKSTQFFDLARKEIIGNNKESFIQLQELIDKKFTGICIAEVGEIEQFGKARNPEGFGTELMRIDHELTKVIDKLQADDLLIVTGNFGNDPTYPGEKHTREYVPLLITAPQIKQNISLGGRSFSDIGATILDNYDLGDKLPVGNSFLRELFSAY; from the coding sequence ATGATGGGCTTGGCAACGACCGCTGAACCTGACGTTTTTATTGATGGTGTACCGTTGGAAATAGCGACTAATTTTGCGCGAAAAGCAAAGCGCCCTCTTTTAAGCAATTCCTTAATGAATATCCGTACTGCGTTGAAAGATTATGGCCTTGAACAATTGGCAACAGGTGGTTTGCTAGTAGCGACGGCTAGTTCTTCGAGTGTTTGGTTAATTGCGCATGAACATACTATTTCGGTTGCCGAATTAAAAGAAGATTGTCAGATTTTACGAAAAATGCTGGATAATTCCCCATATACTATCGAAAATGTGAATGGCCTTCTCTTTAGTGGGAACCAGCCGGCTAATTTTTATCCCCAAGAACTTTATAAATTTCCTTTAACTCCATCAAGCTCAACGGTTATTGATTGTCTACTGAAAGAAGACTATGCGGTGAAATTAATCGGAAAAAGTACCCAGTTCTTTGATTTGGCTCGTAAAGAAATAATTGGGAATAATAAAGAGAGTTTTATTCAGCTACAAGAGCTAATTGATAAAAAGTTTACGGGTATTTGTATAGCAGAAGTGGGAGAGATAGAGCAATTTGGTAAAGCGCGTAATCCTGAAGGTTTTGGAACGGAATTGATGCGGATTGACCACGAACTTACAAAAGTTATTGATAAACTGCAAGCTGATGATTTACTGATTGTGACAGGGAACTTTGGGAATGATCCTACTTATCCTGGTGAAAAACATACTCGTGAATATGTGCCCTTACTTATAACAGCCCCGCAGATTAAACAAAATATTTCGCTTGGTGGCAGAAGTTTTAGCGATATTGGGGCAACAATCCTTGATAATTATGATTTAGGAGATAAGTTGCCAGTTGGTAATAGTTTTTTAAGAGAATTATTTTCTGCATATTGA
- a CDS encoding FAD-dependent oxidoreductase, which produces METVKNIIIGFGKGGKTLAKFLAQHGEQVLVIEKSKQMYGGTCINIACLPSKRLIIEAAHGTSFEDAVDGKNVMTSQLRQKNYQMLASEDNITVLDGTAHFTGNHTIDVQTPDGQTLSYKGDRIFINTGATPTIPDIPGLKNSPFLMNSTQAMEQPKLPRELVIIGGGYIGLEFANMFTSFGSHVTVLDHHQTLLPREDDDVAEMVIQNFKDNGVRFEVGVDIKAISEQDEQAAITFAKADNRETTIFADKILVATGRKPATADLDLQNTDIKVAKNGAIVVDDLLHTSVPDVWAIGDVKGGPQFTYISLDDFRIIKDELFGNKERRVSDRLIVPTNVFIEPSLAQVGLTEKEAQKQGKDYLLFKMPAAAIPKAKVLKDTRGLLKVLVDPQTNLIIGATLYVQEAQEIINMIVLAMRAKLPYQMLRDQIYTHPTISEAFNDLFKQPVNNK; this is translated from the coding sequence ATGGAAACAGTCAAAAATATTATTATCGGATTTGGCAAGGGCGGAAAAACACTCGCAAAGTTTCTCGCTCAACACGGAGAACAAGTTCTTGTTATTGAAAAATCGAAGCAAATGTATGGAGGAACCTGCATTAACATTGCCTGTCTCCCCTCCAAACGGCTAATTATTGAAGCTGCTCATGGAACCTCATTTGAGGACGCGGTCGATGGGAAAAATGTGATGACTTCCCAACTCCGCCAAAAAAATTATCAAATGTTAGCAAGTGAAGATAATATCACTGTCTTAGATGGAACTGCTCATTTTACTGGTAACCACACGATTGATGTGCAAACGCCAGATGGGCAAACTCTTTCCTACAAGGGTGACCGTATTTTTATCAATACTGGCGCAACACCAACCATCCCTGATATTCCTGGATTGAAGAATAGTCCATTTCTCATGAATTCTACCCAAGCAATGGAGCAGCCTAAGTTACCGCGTGAACTCGTGATTATCGGTGGCGGTTATATTGGCCTTGAATTCGCAAATATGTTCACTTCCTTTGGCTCACACGTCACGGTTCTTGATCACCATCAGACTTTACTACCACGTGAAGATGATGATGTAGCAGAAATGGTAATTCAAAACTTTAAGGATAACGGGGTTCGCTTTGAAGTTGGGGTTGATATTAAAGCAATTAGCGAACAAGATGAGCAAGCTGCGATCACTTTTGCTAAAGCGGATAATCGTGAAACAACCATTTTCGCTGATAAAATTTTAGTGGCAACCGGACGGAAACCTGCAACGGCAGACCTTGATTTGCAAAACACAGATATTAAGGTCGCTAAAAACGGAGCGATTGTTGTCGATGACCTCCTCCATACCAGTGTGCCTGATGTGTGGGCAATTGGGGATGTTAAAGGTGGTCCCCAATTTACTTACATCTCACTTGACGACTTCCGAATCATTAAAGATGAATTATTCGGTAATAAGGAACGGCGAGTTAGTGATCGTTTAATTGTTCCTACTAACGTCTTTATCGAACCTTCCCTTGCACAAGTCGGCTTAACGGAAAAAGAGGCGCAAAAACAAGGGAAAGATTACCTGCTCTTTAAGATGCCTGCTGCTGCAATTCCAAAAGCAAAAGTATTAAAGGATACCCGTGGACTGCTTAAGGTATTAGTCGATCCACAAACGAACTTAATTATTGGGGCTACCCTTTATGTCCAGGAAGCGCAAGAAATTATCAACATGATTGTTCTTGCAATGCGGGCAAAACTCCCCTATCAAATGCTTCGGGACCAAATCTATACGCACCCAACAATCAGTGAAGCATTCAATGATTTATTTAAACAGCCAGTAAATAACAAATAA
- a CDS encoding DUF3427 domain-containing protein, which translates to MDNSVLQDAILNGLISTQYQGNTLLGPQLLTNNQSSTIWQTLRHELLSCKNFTWSVAFITLDMLVPFKAVMADLAQRGVQGTIITSDYLNFNHPAMFEELQKIPNLTVKIADLNGFHTKGYLFDHGKYQTVIIGSANFTRSALLVNKEWNLKLSSHQEGSLFQQLTAELNAVKHESTVLTSEWIAEYRKNWQPPKTRVTQPEKLKPIEPNQMQQAALGQLSNLIKTGAKKGLVVSATGTGKTYLGAFAVKKYQPRRFLYIVHREQIAKKSLASFRRVIGGKKNDYGLLTGNRHDWNAKYLFATVQTLSQQAVLDKLKATEFDYILIDEAHRAAAPSYQRILNHFMPQFWLGMTATPERMDNQDVFKLFDYHLAYEIRLKDALAAKMLAPFHYVGVTDYEVDGEVITETSKLNQLIASKRVNYVLNQLDYYGYCGDQPRGLVFCSRQAEAKELAVQFNAANHPAIALTNQSSSQERAKAVEQLEAGKIEYIITVDLFNEGVDIPSVNQIVMMRNTQSPIVFTQQLGRGLRQYPGKDFVTVIDFIGNYQHNYMIPLALNQDNSRSKDLARREVKVPTNFDVSTINFTKVAEEQILASLDKVKLDSMRELRQAYHDLTNQLGRTPLLDDFYRYGSVDPRVFAQNSQLNHYGDFLEKMGIELKLTNYERQVLAFLTKELLNGKRPHELILLQCLLRGTCSIDAFKAELEQQNIRVTPAVLQSVDDILSLQFFNVKAGKQLKKDQYGGQPIVDHPDLLTYQLNSKIRAGLESHNDFKRLFTDVLTTGLEIAKQYDLKQAFTLYQQYDRKDVCRLLNWPLDVSAPLYGYRVAEDVCPIFITYHKDAEEKRNAIYNNQLQDGRSLRWYTRTPRHLSSDEVQRLLAGVKEGKPQVKLHLFVKQSDAVGKEFYYLGPAYIQPDSVREELVGPKKKAAVGMDLVLEHPLTPTMMNLLAM; encoded by the coding sequence ATGGACAATTCAGTGCTGCAAGACGCAATTTTGAATGGACTTATTAGTACTCAATATCAAGGTAATACGCTGCTAGGTCCGCAATTATTAACCAATAACCAATCATCGACAATTTGGCAAACGTTACGGCACGAATTGCTGTCATGTAAAAACTTTACGTGGTCAGTCGCCTTTATTACGTTAGATATGTTGGTTCCATTTAAGGCAGTGATGGCTGACTTAGCACAGCGGGGGGTACAAGGGACGATCATTACCAGTGATTACTTAAATTTTAATCACCCCGCGATGTTTGAAGAACTGCAAAAAATTCCTAATTTAACGGTCAAGATTGCTGATCTTAATGGGTTTCATACTAAGGGGTATTTATTTGATCATGGGAAATATCAGACCGTAATTATTGGGAGTGCTAATTTTACACGGTCTGCTTTGTTAGTTAATAAGGAGTGGAATTTGAAATTAAGCTCCCACCAAGAAGGAAGCCTTTTTCAACAACTAACGGCGGAATTGAATGCTGTTAAACATGAGAGTACTGTTCTAACGTCAGAGTGGATTGCGGAGTATCGCAAGAATTGGCAACCACCAAAGACTAGGGTGACGCAACCGGAAAAATTAAAACCAATTGAACCTAATCAAATGCAACAGGCCGCTTTAGGACAATTAAGCAATCTGATAAAAACTGGCGCTAAAAAAGGGCTGGTAGTTTCAGCAACGGGAACCGGAAAAACATATCTGGGAGCGTTTGCGGTCAAGAAATATCAGCCGCGCCGTTTCTTATATATTGTTCATCGAGAACAAATTGCCAAAAAATCGTTAGCTAGTTTTCGACGAGTTATCGGCGGAAAGAAAAATGATTATGGATTGCTGACAGGTAATCGACATGATTGGAATGCTAAATATTTATTTGCAACTGTTCAAACACTAAGCCAACAAGCAGTGCTGGATAAGCTCAAAGCTACCGAATTTGACTACATTTTGATCGATGAGGCCCATCGTGCAGCAGCACCTAGTTATCAACGAATTTTAAACCACTTTATGCCGCAATTTTGGTTGGGGATGACTGCAACCCCTGAACGAATGGACAATCAAGACGTCTTTAAACTGTTTGATTATCATTTAGCCTATGAAATTCGGCTGAAAGATGCATTGGCTGCTAAAATGTTAGCACCATTCCATTACGTGGGGGTTACTGATTATGAAGTTGATGGAGAAGTTATTACTGAGACTTCTAAGTTAAACCAATTGATTGCTTCGAAACGGGTTAATTATGTTCTTAACCAATTAGACTATTATGGATATTGTGGCGATCAGCCTCGTGGATTAGTATTTTGTAGTCGGCAGGCGGAGGCAAAAGAATTAGCAGTCCAATTTAACGCGGCTAACCATCCTGCGATTGCATTGACAAATCAAAGTAGTAGTCAAGAGCGAGCAAAGGCAGTTGAGCAATTAGAGGCAGGAAAGATTGAGTATATCATTACCGTTGATCTTTTTAATGAAGGGGTCGACATTCCATCAGTAAATCAGATTGTAATGATGCGCAATACCCAATCACCAATTGTCTTTACCCAACAACTCGGGCGCGGATTGCGTCAATATCCTGGTAAAGATTTTGTGACAGTTATTGATTTTATTGGAAATTACCAGCATAACTACATGATTCCTCTTGCGCTTAATCAGGATAATAGTCGTAGTAAGGATCTAGCGCGCCGTGAAGTCAAGGTACCAACGAATTTTGATGTTTCAACCATTAACTTTACGAAGGTTGCCGAAGAACAAATTTTAGCCTCCCTTGATAAAGTTAAATTGGACTCGATGCGTGAATTGCGGCAAGCATACCATGATTTAACTAACCAACTAGGGAGAACACCATTGTTGGATGACTTTTATCGTTATGGTTCTGTTGATCCCCGAGTATTTGCGCAAAATTCCCAACTCAACCATTATGGTGACTTTTTAGAAAAAATGGGGATAGAACTTAAATTAACTAATTATGAGCGTCAAGTACTAGCCTTTTTAACTAAAGAGCTGCTTAACGGTAAACGGCCACATGAATTGATTCTCCTTCAATGCTTACTTCGCGGTACGTGTTCAATTGATGCTTTTAAAGCAGAACTAGAGCAACAAAATATTCGCGTTACACCAGCTGTTTTACAATCAGTTGATGATATTTTAAGCTTGCAATTCTTTAATGTAAAAGCTGGTAAACAGTTAAAAAAGGATCAGTATGGCGGACAGCCGATTGTTGACCATCCAGATTTATTAACATATCAGTTAAATTCAAAAATTCGAGCAGGACTAGAAAGTCACAATGATTTCAAGCGCTTGTTTACCGATGTATTAACAACGGGCCTTGAAATCGCCAAGCAATATGATCTCAAGCAAGCATTTACCCTTTATCAGCAATATGATCGAAAAGATGTTTGTCGCTTATTAAACTGGCCCCTCGACGTAAGTGCTCCGTTATATGGGTATCGGGTGGCAGAAGATGTGTGTCCGATTTTCATTACCTACCATAAGGATGCAGAAGAAAAAAGAAACGCTATCTATAATAATCAACTCCAAGATGGCCGTTCGTTGCGCTGGTACACACGGACACCTCGCCATCTTTCATCTGATGAGGTGCAGCGGTTGCTTGCGGGAGTAAAAGAGGGTAAACCACAAGTAAAGTTACACTTATTTGTAAAACAGAGCGATGCAGTTGGCAAAGAATTTTATTATTTAGGTCCTGCTTATATTCAACCGGACTCCGTAAGAGAAGAATTAGTTGGTCCAAAGAAAAAAGCGGCAGTGGGAATGGATTTAGTCTTAGAACATCCGCTGACACCAACCATGATGAACCTATTAGCAATGTAA
- the ltrA gene encoding group II intron reverse transcriptase/maturase yields MRQSQKTEQQADRLSRIGLENRKYTRARSTGYGEGKGMSVTIQDLVLDRNNLNQAYLRVKRNKGAAGVDDMTVNDLLPYLRENKTELIASLREGKYKPAPVKRVEIPKPNGGVRRLGIPTVVDRMVQQAVAQILTPIFERIFSDNSFGFRPHRGAHDAISKVVDLYNQGYRRVVDLDLKAYFDNVNHDLMIKYLQQYIDDPWTLRLIRKFLTSGVLDHGLFAKSEKGTPQGGPLSPLLANIYLNELDEELTRRGHHFVRYADDCNIYVKSQRAGERVMRSITQFLEKRLKVKVNPDKTKVGSPLRLKFLGFSLGVDHNGAYARPAKQSQQRVKKALKLLTKRNRGISLTRMFEEIHRKMRGWLQYYSIGKLTNFIQRLDKWLRVRIRQYIWKQWKKFKTKVTNLQKLGMSQRDAYVFASTRKGYWRTAHSKTLSYSLTNRKLEQLGLMNMSKTLQSIQCD; encoded by the coding sequence GTGCGACAATCGCAGAAAACAGAACAACAAGCTGACCGCTTGTCGAGGATAGGTTTGGAAAACCGAAAGTACACAAGGGCGCGTAGTACCGGTTATGGTGAAGGTAAAGGTATGAGTGTCACTATCCAAGACCTGGTCTTGGATCGCAATAACCTTAATCAGGCTTATTTGCGAGTTAAGAGAAATAAAGGAGCAGCAGGCGTTGACGATATGACAGTCAATGACCTTCTGCCATATCTCAGAGAAAATAAGACGGAACTGATCGCTAGTTTGCGTGAGGGCAAGTATAAACCAGCTCCAGTCAAACGGGTAGAAATTCCGAAGCCTAATGGTGGAGTAAGAAGACTTGGAATACCAACGGTGGTGGACCGAATGGTTCAACAAGCTGTAGCCCAAATTCTTACGCCTATCTTTGAGCGTATTTTCTCTGATAATAGCTTTGGCTTCCGTCCCCACCGTGGGGCCCATGACGCTATTTCAAAAGTAGTAGATCTTTATAATCAAGGTTATCGAAGAGTTGTCGACTTAGACCTAAAAGCCTATTTTGATAACGTTAATCATGACTTGATGATTAAGTATCTCCAACAATATATTGATGACCCATGGACACTAAGACTCATTCGTAAGTTTCTAACTAGCGGAGTCTTAGACCATGGGCTTTTCGCTAAGAGTGAAAAAGGAACCCCACAAGGAGGGCCATTGTCACCACTACTGGCGAACATCTATCTAAATGAGTTGGACGAAGAGTTGACTAGACGTGGTCACCACTTTGTGCGCTATGCGGATGATTGTAACATCTATGTTAAAAGTCAACGAGCCGGAGAACGAGTAATGCGAAGCATTACCCAGTTTCTAGAAAAGCGCTTGAAAGTTAAAGTGAACCCAGATAAAACCAAAGTCGGTAGCCCGCTACGGTTGAAGTTTCTTGGCTTTTCGTTGGGTGTAGACCACAATGGGGCCTACGCCCGTCCAGCTAAACAATCGCAACAACGAGTAAAGAAAGCACTGAAGTTATTAACTAAACGTAATCGTGGAATATCTCTGACAAGAATGTTTGAAGAAATTCATCGAAAAATGCGTGGGTGGCTTCAGTACTACTCAATTGGGAAACTAACTAACTTTATTCAACGCCTTGACAAGTGGTTGAGGGTCCGAATAAGGCAGTATATTTGGAAGCAATGGAAAAAGTTTAAAACTAAGGTAACTAACTTACAGAAGTTGGGGATGTCCCAGCGTGATGCATATGTCTTCGCTAGTACCCGAAAGGGCTACTGGCGAACTGCACATAGTAAGACCTTGAGCTATTCTCTAACTAATAGAAAACTGGAACAACTCGGACTTATGAATATGTCCAAGACGCTCCAGTCAATTCAATGTGATTAA
- a CDS encoding heavy metal translocating P-type ATPase has translation MKKLSNKQKLIIILVIAAIAVVLQFGFHLQLFAQILVTVVGAIVAFSMFIGMIKTIRSGKYGVDLLAIMAVVATLAVSEYWAAMVILVMLTGGDALEDYAAKKASTELKALLNNSPQTAHLITNGKTSDIPVNDVKVSDQLIVKPGELVPVDGIIKSGEGLFDESSLTGESRPVYKTAGDEVMSGSVNGDNAITLQVTKLAKDSQYQQLVKLVKEAESTPAHFVRLADRYAVPFTIIAIIISSLAWVLSGRPERFAEVLVVASPCPLILAAPVAMVSGMSRASRNGIVVKTGSVLEKLAVAKTGAFDKTGTITSGQLTVDKILPTEKIDSTQLLHYAASAEQQSSHILARSLFSYATAYNISLSPVDQLTEITGKGILATVDGREVKVGKLKFVSPENLNQMLASTAIYVSVDGQYYGAITFTDHIRPEAKQTMNRLKQLGVTNLLMLTGDQAVIADKVAQQVGITQVKADLLPQDKINALKAIPTNEHPVFMVGDGVNDAPSLVTADVGIAMGAHGSTAASESAAVVILKDDLSRVAKAVSISQETLRIAKQAVLIGIAICTILMLIASTGIIPAFFGVMLQEIIDTVSILWALKARKMTD, from the coding sequence ATGAAAAAACTATCTAATAAGCAAAAATTAATCATCATCCTAGTAATTGCAGCAATCGCAGTCGTGCTCCAATTTGGATTCCATTTACAACTTTTTGCCCAAATTCTAGTTACTGTCGTCGGCGCAATTGTTGCTTTTTCAATGTTTATTGGCATGATAAAAACTATCCGTAGTGGTAAGTATGGCGTTGATCTGCTTGCCATTATGGCTGTCGTCGCAACGCTAGCCGTTAGCGAATATTGGGCAGCGATGGTTATTCTTGTAATGTTAACCGGAGGAGATGCCTTAGAAGATTACGCTGCCAAAAAAGCAAGCACTGAATTAAAAGCATTACTTAATAATTCACCGCAAACGGCGCACTTAATCACCAATGGCAAAACCAGCGACATCCCAGTTAACGATGTCAAAGTTAGCGACCAGCTTATCGTTAAACCCGGAGAATTAGTACCAGTCGATGGAATCATTAAAAGTGGCGAAGGTTTATTTGATGAGTCTTCATTAACTGGTGAATCACGGCCAGTTTACAAAACAGCCGGTGATGAAGTGATGTCTGGATCTGTTAATGGTGATAATGCCATTACTTTACAGGTCACCAAGCTAGCCAAAGATAGTCAATATCAGCAACTTGTTAAATTGGTTAAGGAGGCTGAATCAACCCCTGCCCACTTTGTTCGATTAGCCGACCGATACGCTGTTCCATTTACGATTATTGCCATTATTATCTCTTCACTCGCATGGGTGCTTTCTGGCCGTCCCGAACGATTTGCGGAAGTTCTCGTTGTTGCTTCACCATGTCCGTTAATCCTTGCAGCTCCCGTGGCAATGGTTTCTGGAATGAGCCGAGCTTCACGAAATGGAATTGTTGTCAAAACAGGGAGTGTACTGGAAAAACTAGCAGTTGCTAAAACTGGTGCATTTGATAAAACAGGAACTATTACAAGTGGTCAATTGACCGTTGATAAAATCCTCCCTACAGAAAAAATCGACTCAACTCAGCTCCTCCATTACGCCGCAAGCGCTGAACAACAATCATCACATATCTTAGCACGCTCACTGTTTTCTTACGCCACTGCATATAATATCTCCTTATCACCTGTCGATCAACTTACAGAAATAACCGGTAAGGGCATTTTAGCAACTGTTGATGGACGGGAAGTTAAAGTAGGAAAATTAAAATTCGTATCACCAGAAAATCTTAACCAGATGTTAGCATCAACAGCTATCTATGTGAGCGTCGATGGGCAATACTATGGTGCAATTACTTTTACCGACCATATTCGTCCTGAAGCAAAGCAAACAATGAACCGGTTAAAACAGCTTGGTGTTACCAATCTATTAATGTTAACGGGAGACCAAGCTGTTATTGCAGATAAAGTTGCCCAACAAGTAGGGATCACCCAAGTTAAAGCCGATCTTCTTCCACAAGATAAAATCAATGCACTTAAAGCCATTCCAACAAATGAACATCCTGTTTTCATGGTTGGCGACGGCGTAAATGACGCACCTTCTCTTGTGACAGCTGATGTTGGAATTGCGATGGGAGCTCACGGATCAACTGCTGCTAGTGAATCAGCTGCCGTTGTTATCCTAAAAGATGACCTTTCGCGAGTGGCAAAAGCCGTTAGCATTTCTCAGGAAACTCTGCGGATTGCAAAACAGGCGGTCCTAATCGGAATTGCAATCTGTACTATCCTAATGCTTATTGCTAGTACCGGAATTATTCCAGCCTTTTTCGGCGTCATGTTACAGGAGATAATTGATACTGTCTCTATCCTCTGGGCACTAAAAGCGCGGAAAATGACAGACTAA
- a CDS encoding phosphatase PAP2 family protein, whose translation MKTDYLQFYQHITAPFYRHPWTIPLLRVVNKFVVWVMYVAYIAILVWVGKNDVLKAGPFLLIPGIGFILLSFIRQRIDAPRPYEKFPINPLIRRQKTGDSLPSRHVFSATVIAMCGLRLNLLLGITLLALAVVSAITRVIGGVHFPRDVIIGFICGIICGSLLFLS comes from the coding sequence ATGAAAACAGATTATCTACAGTTCTATCAGCATATTACAGCTCCTTTTTATCGACACCCGTGGACAATTCCTTTATTACGAGTGGTTAATAAATTTGTTGTGTGGGTTATGTACGTTGCCTATATCGCTATATTAGTATGGGTGGGGAAAAATGATGTCTTGAAAGCAGGGCCTTTTCTGCTTATTCCTGGTATTGGCTTTATCCTGCTTTCTTTTATTCGCCAACGGATTGACGCGCCACGACCATACGAAAAGTTTCCGATTAATCCCTTAATTCGACGGCAAAAAACTGGTGATTCATTGCCTAGTCGTCATGTTTTTTCTGCGACTGTTATTGCGATGTGTGGGTTAAGGCTAAACTTGCTTTTAGGAATAACCTTACTTGCTTTAGCTGTTGTTTCTGCTATTACGAGAGTGATTGGGGGAGTTCATTTTCCCCGTGATGTGATTATCGGGTTTATTTGTGGTATTATTTGTGGTTCGCTTTTATTTCTTAGCTGA
- a CDS encoding IS30 family transposase, with protein MTHLNDTMSTSLLTTHKKNAHLTKEERVMIATLKSQGLSNRAIGRQLGVNHQTINNELNRGTVRQLRRQKSNGKIYEYSYYIYSYEAGQATYLEHHRHSGRRRLYYSSKQFLRLADQLMLGEFDDHHYSPQAVIYKARDLMNDGTLIPKSVVTLYQWINEGVLRTSNLDLFEKPKRKHHRTHPQAKRCLGPNIAQRPQTADQRSEIGHWELDTVQGQKNGNDSVVLVMTDRLSRVNITSKIAGKTAHAVNQFFINLRQKMGTDAYYRIFKTITSDNGSEFSELTQVHDHVFYADPYSPWERGSNEINNRFLRKEITKGEAINNYSSAQIIATNDWMNHYPRAMFNGHSSMDIYRKAFYQEISQLHQPIINWSVLFI; from the coding sequence ATGACGCACTTAAATGATACCATGTCTACTAGTTTATTGACTACTCATAAAAAGAATGCTCATCTTACTAAAGAAGAACGTGTGATGATTGCGACTTTAAAGTCGCAAGGACTTTCCAATCGCGCAATTGGTCGCCAATTAGGAGTTAATCATCAAACAATTAATAACGAGCTCAACCGTGGTACGGTCCGCCAACTTCGTCGTCAAAAATCTAATGGTAAGATTTACGAATATTCTTACTACATCTATAGTTATGAAGCTGGTCAGGCCACATATCTTGAACATCACCGCCATTCTGGTCGTCGTCGCTTATATTATTCTTCAAAGCAATTTTTACGATTAGCTGATCAGCTAATGCTTGGTGAGTTTGACGACCACCATTACTCCCCACAAGCGGTTATTTATAAGGCTCGAGATTTAATGAATGATGGCACCCTGATCCCAAAGTCGGTTGTAACTTTATATCAATGGATTAATGAGGGTGTGCTTCGTACGTCCAATTTAGACCTCTTTGAAAAACCTAAACGTAAGCATCATCGAACTCATCCGCAAGCTAAAAGGTGCTTAGGGCCTAATATTGCTCAACGACCTCAAACTGCGGACCAACGGTCCGAAATTGGCCATTGGGAACTAGATACAGTTCAGGGACAGAAAAACGGTAATGACAGTGTTGTACTAGTAATGACTGATCGCCTTTCACGAGTTAATATCACGAGTAAAATTGCTGGTAAAACTGCGCATGCAGTAAATCAGTTCTTTATAAATTTACGCCAGAAAATGGGCACAGATGCTTACTATCGCATCTTTAAGACAATAACCTCTGACAACGGTTCAGAATTTAGTGAGTTAACACAAGTTCACGATCATGTTTTCTATGCTGATCCGTATTCCCCTTGGGAACGTGGATCCAATGAGATCAATAACCGGTTTCTCCGCAAGGAGATTACCAAAGGTGAAGCTATAAATAACTATAGTAGTGCTCAGATCATAGCGACTAATGATTGGATGAATCACTATCCACGAGCTATGTTTAATGGACATTCGTCAATGGATATCTATCGTAAGGCCTTCTACCAAGAGATATCACAGCTCCATCAACCAATAATCAATTGGTCAGTATTATTTATTTGA